In the Burkholderia cenocepacia genome, one interval contains:
- a CDS encoding MDR family MFS transporter, which translates to MTTDTLLTPPAADAARRDAPTGLIVAALLLVMLLSALDQTIVSTALPTIVGELGGLGGLDQLSWVVTAYLLSSTIVLPLYGKLGDLYGRKIVLQAAIVLFLAGSALCGVAQDMTQLIVLRALQGLGGGGLMVVTMAAIGDLVPPDRRARYQGMFGGVYGLATIVGPLLGGFLVEHLSWRWIFTINLPLGLLALAVIGMAFRPHTAHVKHRIDYMGAAFLATALTCVILFTSEGGSLLPWTSPQLWMTLVLGLVAIGGFIYEERLAAEPIMPLDLFRHRTFVLVSLIGFVVGIALFGSVTFIPLYLQVVKGSTPSQAGMQLLPMMGGMLVTSIVSGRLISRLGSYRMFPIAGTLTGGVAMALLSTLTLDTPLHTMYAYMALLGIGLGMVMPVLTLAVQNTVEFRHMGVATSGATLFRSIGGSLGVAAFGALFSHGLQSRMTHALPAGTELPPALGPAAVHQLPDAVRDAYLHAFAGSLHVVYLSAAAVIAIAFVLAWFVEDAPLRKHP; encoded by the coding sequence ATGACCACCGACACCCTCCTCACTCCGCCGGCCGCCGACGCGGCCCGCCGCGACGCGCCGACCGGGCTGATCGTCGCCGCGCTACTGCTCGTCATGCTGCTGTCCGCGCTCGACCAGACGATCGTGTCGACCGCGCTGCCGACGATCGTCGGCGAACTCGGCGGGCTCGGCGGGCTCGACCAGTTGTCGTGGGTCGTCACCGCGTACCTGCTGTCGTCCACCATCGTGCTGCCGCTGTACGGCAAGCTCGGCGACCTGTACGGCCGCAAGATCGTGCTGCAGGCGGCGATCGTGCTGTTCCTCGCCGGCTCCGCGCTGTGCGGCGTCGCGCAGGACATGACGCAGCTGATCGTGCTGCGCGCGCTGCAGGGGCTCGGCGGCGGCGGCCTGATGGTCGTCACGATGGCCGCGATCGGCGATCTGGTGCCGCCCGATCGCCGGGCGCGCTACCAGGGGATGTTCGGCGGCGTCTACGGCCTCGCGACGATCGTCGGGCCGCTGCTCGGCGGCTTCCTGGTCGAACACCTGTCGTGGCGCTGGATCTTCACGATCAACCTGCCGCTCGGCCTGCTCGCGCTCGCGGTGATCGGCATGGCGTTCCGGCCGCATACCGCGCACGTGAAGCACCGGATCGACTACATGGGCGCCGCGTTCCTCGCGACCGCCCTCACCTGCGTGATCCTGTTCACGAGCGAAGGCGGCTCGCTGCTGCCGTGGACGTCGCCCCAGCTTTGGATGACGCTCGTGCTCGGCCTCGTCGCGATCGGCGGCTTCATTTATGAAGAGCGCTTGGCGGCCGAACCGATCATGCCGCTCGACCTGTTCCGCCACCGCACCTTCGTGCTGGTCAGCCTGATCGGTTTCGTGGTCGGCATCGCGCTGTTCGGCTCGGTCACGTTCATCCCGCTCTACCTGCAGGTCGTGAAGGGCTCGACGCCGTCGCAGGCCGGCATGCAGCTGCTGCCGATGATGGGCGGGATGCTCGTCACGTCGATCGTCAGCGGGCGGCTGATCTCGCGGCTCGGCTCGTACCGAATGTTCCCGATCGCGGGGACGCTGACCGGCGGCGTCGCGATGGCGCTGCTGTCGACGCTGACGCTCGACACGCCGCTGCACACGATGTACGCGTACATGGCGCTGCTCGGGATCGGCCTCGGCATGGTGATGCCCGTGCTGACGCTCGCCGTGCAGAACACGGTCGAATTCCGGCACATGGGGGTGGCGACGTCGGGCGCGACGCTGTTCCGCTCGATCGGCGGCTCGCTCGGCGTCGCCGCGTTCGGCGCGCTGTTCTCGCACGGGCTGCAGTCGCGGATGACGCATGCGCTGCCGGCCGGCACGGAATTGCCGCCCGCGCTCGGCCCGGCCGCCGTGCATCAGTTGCCGGATGCCGTGCGCGACGCGTACCTGCATGCGTTCGCCGGGTCGCTGCACGTCGTGTATCTGTCGGCCGCGGCGGTCATCGCGATCGCGTTCGTGCTCGCGTGGTTCGTCGAGGATGCGCCACTGCGCAAGCACCCCTGA
- a CDS encoding quinone oxidoreductase family protein produces MTQTANAIRIGIDRYGDAGVLRRVDAPVGLPGAGEVRIRQTAIGVNFVDIYFRTGAHALPALPDALGVEAAGVIDAVGPGVTEFVPGQRVAYAGLPTGSYASLRTMSAERVLPVPNGLSDEAAAAGLLKGITVYMLMHRVRQVGAGDTVLVHAAAGGVGLLATQWARALGARVIGTVGSAAKAALVRAHGAEAVVDYREEDFVAAARAFGGGAGVDYAIDGIGGDVLTRTLGAVRPFGMVASIGQVAAIGARQTFDLDELGPARSIALARPSVLGFIARDVDAYRDAARATLDRLAGGMHVEIGARLRLEQAADAHRLLESRATTGGVVLLA; encoded by the coding sequence ATGACCCAAACTGCCAACGCCATCCGGATCGGCATCGACCGTTACGGCGACGCCGGCGTGCTGCGCCGCGTCGATGCGCCCGTTGGGTTACCCGGGGCCGGCGAAGTGCGTATTCGCCAGACCGCGATCGGGGTGAATTTCGTCGACATCTATTTCAGGACGGGCGCGCACGCGTTGCCCGCGCTGCCGGACGCGCTCGGCGTCGAGGCGGCCGGCGTGATCGACGCGGTCGGGCCGGGCGTGACGGAGTTCGTGCCCGGTCAGCGCGTCGCCTATGCCGGCCTGCCGACCGGCAGCTATGCGAGCCTGCGCACGATGTCGGCCGAGCGCGTGCTGCCGGTCCCCAACGGGCTGAGCGACGAAGCCGCCGCCGCCGGGCTGCTGAAGGGGATCACCGTTTACATGCTGATGCATCGCGTGCGGCAGGTCGGCGCCGGCGATACGGTGCTCGTGCACGCGGCGGCCGGCGGCGTCGGGCTGCTCGCGACGCAGTGGGCGCGTGCGCTCGGCGCGCGGGTGATCGGCACGGTCGGATCGGCGGCGAAAGCCGCGCTCGTGCGCGCGCACGGCGCCGAAGCGGTGGTCGATTATCGCGAGGAGGATTTCGTTGCAGCCGCGCGGGCGTTCGGCGGCGGGGCGGGCGTCGACTACGCGATCGACGGAATCGGCGGCGACGTGCTGACCCGTACGCTCGGGGCGGTTCGTCCGTTCGGTATGGTCGCGAGCATCGGGCAGGTGGCGGCGATCGGCGCGCGGCAGACGTTCGATCTCGACGAGTTGGGTCCGGCCCGTTCGATCGCGCTTGCGCGGCCGAGCGTGCTCGGTTTCATCGCGCGCGACGTCGATGCATATCGGGACGCCGCGCGTGCGACGCTCGACCGGCTGGCGGGCGGCATGCACGTCGAGATCGGCGCGCGGCTGCGGCTCGAACAGGCGGCCGACGCGCACCGGTTGCTGGAGTCGCGCGCGACGACGGGCGGTGTCGTGCTGCTGGCGTGA
- a CDS encoding LysR family transcriptional regulator — protein MSWDDIRYFLAVMRGGSLSAAARALQVQHSTVARRIDALESALGIRLFDRLPRGWPPTDEGLHLAEHAARLEADAHAFARAAQGAAALDGVVRVSASPVFASHFLAPRLARAQRAWPALRIDLMGEMHAANLYAREADLAVRLSRPSEPGLAARRLGTMRFALCAAPEWADAPPDTWPFVGYDDALAQTPQQQWLERVAAGRRFAFIANDLAAQHRACAAGAGVALLPRFLVDDPAAHAGAPLVELTAAPRCDIEREIWLVVHPDVRRSPRVQRVADAIADAVHAADGRL, from the coding sequence ATGAGCTGGGACGACATCCGCTACTTTCTGGCGGTGATGCGCGGCGGCAGCCTGTCGGCCGCCGCGCGAGCGCTGCAGGTCCAGCATTCGACGGTCGCGCGGCGCATCGATGCGCTGGAGTCGGCGCTGGGAATCCGGCTGTTCGACCGGCTGCCGCGCGGCTGGCCGCCAACCGACGAAGGGTTGCACCTCGCCGAGCACGCCGCGCGCCTCGAAGCCGACGCGCATGCGTTCGCGCGCGCCGCGCAAGGCGCGGCCGCGCTCGACGGCGTGGTGCGCGTATCGGCGTCACCGGTGTTCGCCAGCCATTTCCTCGCGCCGCGCCTGGCCCGTGCACAGCGCGCGTGGCCGGCGCTGCGGATCGACCTGATGGGCGAAATGCATGCGGCCAACCTGTATGCGCGCGAAGCCGACCTCGCGGTGCGGCTGTCGCGGCCGAGCGAACCGGGGCTCGCCGCGCGCCGGCTCGGCACGATGCGCTTCGCGCTGTGCGCGGCACCGGAATGGGCGGACGCGCCGCCCGACACCTGGCCGTTCGTCGGCTACGACGACGCGCTCGCGCAAACGCCGCAGCAGCAATGGCTCGAACGCGTCGCGGCCGGGCGCCGTTTTGCGTTCATCGCCAACGACCTCGCCGCGCAGCATCGCGCGTGCGCAGCCGGGGCCGGCGTCGCGCTGCTGCCGCGGTTTCTCGTCGACGATCCGGCCGCACACGCCGGCGCCCCGCTCGTCGAACTGACGGCCGCGCCGCGTTGCGACATCGAGCGCGAAATCTGGCTCGTCGTTCATCCGGACGTGCGCCGGTCGCCGCGCGTGCAGCGCGTCGCCGACGCGATCGCCGATGCGGTTCATGCGGCGGACGGCCGGCTGTAA
- a CDS encoding GNAT family N-acetyltransferase has product MSTAPTCVVRDATDADLDAIHAIYAHHVHHSVASFEETPPDVAELRARRDAVLNHGLPYLVAEWDGRVAGYAYATPYRTRSAYRFAIEDSIYIDDAQRGRGIGRALLEALIARCEGGPWRQMIAVIADGGTGGSTSLHRAFGFEPAGLLKAVGFKHGRWIDTALLQRPLGDGANTRPASPEPAAAR; this is encoded by the coding sequence ATGTCTACCGCTCCCACCTGCGTCGTGCGCGACGCGACCGACGCCGACCTCGATGCGATCCACGCGATCTATGCACACCACGTTCACCACAGCGTCGCGTCGTTCGAGGAAACGCCGCCCGATGTCGCCGAACTGCGCGCCCGCCGCGACGCGGTGCTCAACCACGGGCTGCCGTATCTCGTCGCCGAATGGGACGGCCGCGTGGCCGGCTACGCGTACGCGACGCCCTACCGCACGCGCAGCGCGTACCGCTTCGCGATCGAGGATTCGATCTACATCGACGACGCGCAGCGCGGCCGCGGCATCGGCCGCGCGCTGCTCGAGGCGCTGATCGCGCGCTGCGAAGGCGGCCCGTGGCGGCAGATGATCGCGGTGATCGCCGACGGCGGCACCGGCGGCTCGACGTCGCTGCATCGTGCGTTCGGCTTCGAACCGGCCGGCCTGCTGAAAGCGGTCGGCTTCAAGCACGGCCGCTGGATCGACACGGCGCTGCTGCAGCGCCCGCTCGGCGACGGCGCGAACACGCGCCCCGCCTCGCCCGAGCCTGCCGCCGCGCGCTAG
- a CDS encoding MerR family transcriptional regulator: MSKQTHSTPDEATPDSRNEYTVDELARVSDTTVRNVRAYQDRGLLAPPEKRGRVGIYDDTHVARLKLINHLLARGYTLSNIQDLIKAIDEGHDLRSILGLENAIGGRWSHELPKTYSLAQLAQMFGPQATTQLSRVTELGLLERRGLSFVAKSPALLEAAAAMTKEGIPPRELLDVISLARPHFDAIARLLVDLVVKRLDRYDAGTLPPATDVPELVDAIWRLRPLAAVFVEGETNRALETAAGAYLGGRVATILDKKLSDEAARQSGAPDTSDPAGHDDKA; the protein is encoded by the coding sequence ATGTCAAAACAGACTCATTCCACGCCCGACGAGGCCACGCCGGATTCCCGCAACGAGTACACGGTCGACGAACTCGCGCGCGTGTCCGACACCACCGTGCGCAACGTCCGCGCCTACCAGGATCGCGGGCTGCTGGCGCCGCCGGAGAAACGCGGGCGCGTCGGCATCTACGACGACACGCACGTCGCGCGCCTGAAGCTGATCAACCATCTGCTCGCGCGCGGCTACACGCTGTCGAACATCCAGGACCTGATCAAGGCGATCGACGAAGGCCACGACCTGCGCTCGATCCTCGGCCTCGAAAACGCGATCGGCGGCCGCTGGTCACACGAGCTGCCGAAAACCTATTCGCTCGCGCAACTCGCGCAGATGTTCGGCCCGCAAGCGACCACGCAACTGTCGCGCGTGACCGAACTCGGGCTGCTCGAACGGCGCGGCCTGTCGTTCGTCGCGAAAAGCCCCGCGCTGCTCGAGGCGGCGGCCGCGATGACGAAGGAAGGGATTCCGCCGCGCGAGCTGCTCGACGTGATCAGCCTCGCGCGGCCGCATTTCGACGCGATCGCGCGGCTGCTCGTCGATCTCGTCGTGAAGCGGCTCGACCGCTACGACGCCGGCACGCTGCCGCCGGCCACCGACGTGCCCGAACTGGTCGACGCGATCTGGCGGCTGCGCCCGCTCGCGGCCGTGTTCGTCGAAGGCGAGACGAACCGCGCGCTCGAAACCGCGGCCGGCGCGTATCTCGGCGGCCGGGTCGCGACGATCCTCGACAAAAAGCTCAGCGACGAAGCCGCGCGGCAGTCCGGCGCGCCGGATACGTCCGATCCGGCAGGCCACGACGACAAAGCATAG
- a CDS encoding sulfonate ABC transporter substrate-binding protein produces the protein MIRFTRWFTRAAAVSLVALSAASAFAQGGADKIVRIGYQKAGLLSIVKAQGALEARLKPLGYGVQWFEFPAGPQLLEALNANSIDFGYTGAPPPVFAQAAGVQFVYVGAEPPAPHNEAVFVKADSPIRTVAGLRGKKVALQKGSSANYLLLEALKKAGVRYDEIQPVYLPPADARAAFESGNVDAWAVWDPYYAAAQSALKVRMLSDYTGLAATNNFYEATRSFAQQHPDVVGAILKQARETGQWVNGHPADTAALLAPKVGLPQALVETWIKRVPFGAVPLDERIVAAQQGVADAFYAAKLIPQKLSVADNAWVDKNVASALAAK, from the coding sequence ATGATTCGTTTCACCCGCTGGTTCACCCGCGCCGCCGCCGTCTCGCTGGTCGCCTTGTCCGCCGCGTCGGCGTTCGCGCAAGGCGGCGCCGACAAGATCGTGCGCATCGGTTATCAAAAGGCCGGCCTGCTGTCGATCGTCAAGGCGCAAGGCGCGCTCGAAGCGCGGCTCAAGCCGCTCGGCTATGGCGTCCAGTGGTTCGAATTCCCGGCCGGCCCGCAACTGCTCGAAGCACTGAACGCGAACAGCATCGACTTCGGCTACACGGGCGCGCCGCCGCCCGTGTTCGCGCAGGCGGCCGGCGTGCAGTTCGTCTATGTCGGCGCGGAACCGCCGGCGCCGCACAACGAAGCCGTGTTCGTGAAGGCCGATTCGCCGATCCGGACGGTGGCCGGCCTGCGCGGCAAGAAGGTCGCGCTGCAGAAAGGCTCGAGCGCGAACTACCTGCTGCTCGAGGCGCTGAAGAAGGCCGGCGTGCGCTATGACGAAATCCAGCCGGTCTATCTCCCGCCGGCCGACGCGCGCGCCGCGTTCGAAAGCGGCAACGTCGATGCGTGGGCGGTTTGGGACCCGTACTACGCGGCCGCGCAGAGCGCGCTGAAGGTGCGCATGTTGTCCGACTACACGGGGCTCGCGGCGACCAACAATTTCTACGAGGCGACGCGGAGTTTCGCGCAACAGCATCCCGACGTGGTCGGCGCGATCCTGAAACAGGCACGCGAAACGGGCCAGTGGGTCAACGGGCATCCGGCCGACACGGCCGCGCTGCTGGCGCCGAAGGTCGGGTTGCCGCAGGCGCTCGTCGAGACGTGGATCAAGCGCGTGCCGTTCGGCGCGGTGCCGCTCGACGAGCGCATCGTCGCCGCGCAGCAAGGTGTGGCCGATGCGTTCTACGCGGCGAAGCTGATTCCGCAGAAGCTGAGCGTGGCCGACAACGCCTGGGTCGACAAGAACGTCGCGAGTGCGCTGGCGGCGAAGTAA
- the speB gene encoding agmatinase encodes MTELLHGDGAIRRTTPYGSSIENTYAGVLSFMRRNYSRALDGVDVAISGVPLDLATTYRSGARLGPAAIRAASVQLAELHPYPWGFDPFDDLAAVDYGDCWFDAHNPLSIKPAIVEHARTILRSGAKMLTLGGDHYITYPLLVAHAERYGKPLSLIHFDAHCDTWADDDPDSLNHGTMFYKAVKEGLIDPATSVQVGIRTWNDDFLGIERLDAAWVHDHGARAAVERIVEIVGARPAYLTFDIDCLDPAFAPGTGTPVAGGLSSAQALAIVRSLGAVNLVGADVVEVAPAYDHADITAIAAAHVACDLLCLWRQKKVANALR; translated from the coding sequence ATGACCGAACTTCTCCACGGCGACGGCGCGATCCGTCGCACGACGCCGTACGGTTCCTCGATCGAAAACACCTATGCGGGCGTGCTGTCGTTCATGCGCCGCAATTACTCGCGCGCGCTCGACGGCGTCGACGTCGCGATCTCCGGCGTGCCGCTCGATCTCGCGACGACCTATCGTTCCGGCGCGCGGCTCGGGCCGGCCGCGATCCGCGCGGCGAGCGTGCAGCTCGCGGAGCTCCATCCGTATCCGTGGGGCTTCGATCCGTTCGACGATCTCGCGGCCGTCGACTACGGCGACTGCTGGTTCGACGCGCACAATCCGCTGTCGATCAAGCCGGCGATCGTCGAGCATGCGCGCACGATCCTGCGCTCGGGCGCGAAGATGCTGACGCTCGGCGGCGATCACTACATCACGTATCCGTTGCTGGTCGCGCACGCGGAGCGCTACGGCAAGCCGCTGTCGCTGATTCACTTCGACGCGCATTGCGATACGTGGGCCGACGACGATCCGGACAGCCTCAATCACGGGACGATGTTCTACAAGGCCGTGAAGGAAGGGCTGATCGATCCCGCGACGTCGGTGCAGGTCGGCATCCGCACGTGGAACGACGACTTTCTCGGGATCGAGCGGCTCGATGCCGCGTGGGTGCATGACCATGGTGCGCGGGCGGCGGTCGAGCGGATCGTCGAGATCGTCGGCGCGCGGCCTGCGTATCTGACCTTCGACATCGATTGCCTCGATCCGGCGTTCGCGCCGGGAACGGGGACGCCGGTGGCGGGCGGCTTGTCGTCAGCGCAGGCGCTGGCGATCGTGCGCTCGCTCGGGGCGGTGAATCTGGTCGGAGCGGATGTGGTGGAGGTGGCGCCCGCGTACGATCATGCGGACATCACGGCGATCGCGGCCGCGCATGTCGCGTGCGATCTGCTGTGTCTGTGGCGGCAGAAGAAGGTGGCGAACGCGTTGCGTTGA
- a CDS encoding lysoplasmalogenase, producing MIATLPATYRRLWPLAIAAALLYGLSLAAAPYPGQAAAKAAMGILLLAAGSTCGAPRERAWLCAALATAVLGDVLLALPDWRLSFVLGLGAFLLTHLCYCAIFFRWRARPHGWRIVALVGLWIAAPAFYAAFFPHLGELLAPVAVYMLVLCVMASFALAARTRGPLVAVGSLIFVGSDTLIGVGRFLGGFPGIDYLIWGLYALAQVTIVAGVFHETAARSIRP from the coding sequence TTGATCGCCACGCTTCCCGCCACCTATCGCCGGCTCTGGCCGCTCGCCATCGCCGCGGCGTTGCTGTACGGACTGTCGCTCGCCGCCGCACCCTATCCGGGCCAGGCCGCCGCGAAAGCCGCGATGGGCATCCTGCTGCTCGCGGCGGGCAGCACCTGCGGCGCGCCGCGCGAACGCGCGTGGCTGTGCGCGGCGCTCGCGACCGCCGTGCTCGGCGACGTACTGCTCGCGCTGCCCGACTGGCGGCTGTCGTTCGTCCTCGGCCTCGGCGCGTTCCTGCTCACGCACCTGTGTTATTGCGCGATCTTCTTCCGGTGGCGCGCGCGGCCGCACGGCTGGCGCATCGTTGCGCTCGTCGGGCTGTGGATCGCCGCGCCGGCGTTCTACGCGGCATTCTTCCCGCACCTCGGCGAGCTGCTGGCGCCGGTCGCCGTCTACATGCTCGTGCTGTGCGTGATGGCGAGCTTCGCGCTCGCCGCCCGCACGCGCGGCCCGCTGGTCGCCGTCGGCAGCCTGATCTTCGTCGGCTCCGACACGCTGATCGGCGTCGGCCGCTTCCTTGGCGGCTTTCCGGGCATCGACTATCTGATCTGGGGCCTCTACGCGCTCGCGCAGGTCACGATCGTGGCCGGGGTTTTCCATGAGACGGCCGCCCGATCGATCCGTCCCTGA